Part of the Halarsenatibacter silvermanii genome is shown below.
TTCCTGCCAGCGAGCAACAAAAATACCCAGCAAAGCCCAGACAATCACCAGGCCATAAACACTATCATTATGTTTAACTATAATATAAATGCCCGCAGCTGCAGCAGCGGTAAGCAGCAGGAAAAACCAGGTATATGAATCAACTCCTTTCCATTCCCGTGCCACTGAGAGAACCCTTAAATTAGCCAGAGCAGCCACTGAAATCCAGCCAAAATAAATCCTGAAGGGAAAAAGATAAAATCCGGGACGCATAATTGATTTTTTCAAACGCAGATAAATAGACCTGATCACCATAAGCAGTGTCAGAATTAACACAAAAGATAATAAAATAAAATCATAATGCCAGGCAAATATCCAGAAAGAGTTGAAAACACAGGATAAAATAAATAGAGTTCCCGTTCGTTTTACTACCCGAGCAGCTTTGCCCCGGTCGGTGATAACACCATTAATTATCAGGATCAAAAACAGCGCCAGCATAAAATATATAAAGATCCAGATGCTGAATGTGTACCCGGCCGGTGTAAAGAGATTGCTGTATTTCTCGGAAATCTCTCCGGTCGTAACCCGGATAGGCAGGTAATTGGCCAAAAAATTCACCGTTACCATAATAATATAAGCCAGAACCGATAAAAAAGTCAGGCGCCGCACCCTGGACCTGTCCCGTCTTAAATTCCTCATCTAAAACCCTCACTTTTGGCCGGGATTTTTACTTATTTGGCTGCCGGTATTCTATTTATTAAATTCTGAATTAATACAAAAATTCCTTCTCTAAAAACAAAATCTGCAGAGCAGCCGGTAGGTGACAAACTTTGAAGATACCTGTTTCACACCTGAATGTCCGGCTGACTCTCCAGATCTCTGGGCAATTTAACTTCTATCTTTATCTTTATTCGATATTTATTTTTCCGCCTTAAGCTTCCTCTATGATGACCAGAAGCTGTTTATTCTGAACATCTTCGCCTTCTGAGACCAGAACATTTTTTATCTCGCCTGATACCGGAGCCGAAACATCGGTCTCCATCTTCATTGCCTCCAGCAGCATAAGAGTATCTCCCTCTTCGACTTCATCTCCTGCTGTTATTTTAATATCTCCTGCAGTGCCGGGCATGCTGGCCCCAACTTCACCGGGTTCATCATCAGCAGCAAACCTGATCTCCTGAACACCAGCCTGAATCGATTCAGATCTGTTTCTATCTTCAACAATAACCTCGCGTCGCTGGCCGTTGACCTCAAAGGTAAGACTTTTATCGCCGGATTCAGTCGGTCGGCTGCCTATATATTTAACGATCATGCTGCGGCCCTCTTCCAGCTCAATCTCGGTTATTTCTCCTTCTTCCAGACCGTAGAAAAATACATCGCTGGGCAGGCAGCTCAGATTGCCGTATTTTTGAATCTGTTCCAGATATTGATCGAATACCTGAGGGTAAATGGCAGAACTGATAAGATCTTTTTCATCCGGCTTCCCTTCCATTTTTTCCTCCAGCTCTTCTCTTTTTTTATCCCAGTCTTCGGGCGTGAGCTTGGCGCCAGGTCTTCCTTCGATAGGCTTTTTGTCTTTCAATATAACTTCCTGCAGCTTCTCGGGAAAACCTCCTTCTGGCTGTCCCATCAAACCTCTCATGTAATCGACCACTGTTTCGGGGAATGACAGCTCTTCACCTTTTTCGAGAATATCCTCGCTGGAAAGATCGTTCTGCATCATGAATATAGCCATATCCGAAACAGCCTTGGAGGTGGGGGTAACCTTTATTATATCACCAAAGAGGAAATTAACCTCCCTGTATTTTTCTTTAAATTCTTTGAATCTGTGACCCATTCCCATGCTCTCTATCTGCGGTTTGAGATTGGAATACTGACCTCCTGGAATCTCATAGCGGTATATCTCAGCGGCTCCCGATTTGAGATCGGACTCAAAATCCTGGTATATTGGTCTGACGGACTGCCAGTAATCCGAAATCCCCTGCAGGTCGTGATAATCCATTTTGGGCTCTCTATCAGTGTGTTCTAATGCTGCGACCAGAGAGTTCAGGGCGGGCTGAGAAGTCAGACCGGCCATGCTGTTAAAAGCGCAGTCTACAATATCCACGCCGGCCTCGCTTGCCTGCAGCAGGGCGGCCAGTCCGTTGCCACTGGTATCATGAGTATGCAGATGTATGGGCACATCCACTTCCGACTTGAGAGCTGAAATCAATTTTCTGGAAGCATAGGGTTTGAGCAACCCGGACATATCTTTGATACAGATTATATCGGTGCCCATCTCTTCCAGCTGACGTGCTTTGCGCAGATAATATTCCAGATCGAATTTATCTCGTTCCGGGTCGAGAATATCTCCGGTGTAACATATAGTGCATTCAGCCAGGCAGTCCTGATTTTTAACCTCATCAAGAGCCACCTCTATACCAGGCCACCAGTTGAGGGCATCAAATATCCGGAAAAGATCGATGCCGGACTCAGCCGCCTGGGCTACAAATCTCCTGATCACATTGTCGGGATAATTGCTGTAACCCACCGCGTTCGATCCTCTGAGCAGCATCTGAAAGAGGATATTAGGGATTTTTTCGCGCAGTTTCTCCATTCTCTCCCAGGGTGACTCGTGCAAAAATCTATAAGCTACATCGAAAGTAGCCCCTCCCCACATCTCCAGGGAGAAAAGATCTGAGCCTATATCGGCTGTAGCTTCGGCTATTTCCATCATATCTGTAGTTCTCATACGGGTGGCTAAAAGAGACTGATGAGCATCGCGATATGTTGTATCCGTTATAAGAAGGCGGTCAGTATCTTTAATCCAGTCACAGAATTCCTCGGTGCCCAGCTCAAGCAATTTATCGCGAGTTCCTGAATCAGGCTCCCCATTGTGTTCAGGAATTTTGGGTTCATCAAAATTCGGTTTCTCGCCTCGCGATTTGTTAACTATAACATCTCCGATGTAATTTAGCATTCCTCCTTTTTCATCGAAATTGTCACAATCAATTTTGAGCCAGGGATTTTTCTCCAAAAAGCCGGTAGTAGCTTTGCCGGCGGCAAAATCATCATGATTTAGAACATTTATCAGAAAATCTCGGTTGGTAGCTACGCCGCTAATTTCCATCTCTTCCAGTGAGCGGACTCCCTTTTGAATAGCAGCCTCGAAACTCCGTCCCCAGGAAATAACTTTTACAATAAGACTGTCAAAATAAGGGGTTACCTCGGCTCCGGTAAAGCCATTACCTCCATCGAGTCTGATTCCGCTGCCGGAACTGGTTCTGTAAAGATCGATTCTGCCCGTATCCGGCTGAAAATCCTGCCGGGGATCTTCGGTGGTAACCCGGGCCTGAATCGAATACCCGGTTCTCTGAATCGATTCCTGGTCGGGGATGTCGATCCGGGAAGAGGAGAGCTCATACCCCTCTTCGATGCGAATTTGAGATTGAACTATGTCAACTCCGGTAACCATCTCCGTGACAGGATGTTCAACCTGTATGCGGGGGTTTACCTCGATGAAATAATAATTGCCGTCCTGCCCCACGAGAAATTCTACAGTTCCAGCGCTGGTGTAACCTCCTTCGCTGAGCATACGAACCGCATCATCGTACATTTCATCCCTCACCTGCTGGGGAACAGAAAAAGCCGGTGTATACTCTATCAGTTTTTGATGCCTTCTCTGAATAGAACAATCTCTTTCAAAAAGATGAACTACATTGCCGTGTTTGTCGGCCAGAATCTGCACCTCAACATGCCGGGGACCCGGAAGATATTTCTCCAGAAAAACATCTTCCTGACTGAAAGCCCGACCTGCTTCCTTCTGCGCCTCATTGAGGGCTTTGGTGAGTTCATCGTCATTCCTGACAACTCTCATGCCTCTGCCGCCGCCTCCGGCTGCTGCCTTGATCAGAATTGGATATCCGTGCTCAGCAACAAATTCCTTGATCTCAGCCTCCTGAGATACGGGGCCATCACTGCCCGGTATTACTGGAATATCAAGGTCTTCAGCCAGAGATTTACAGGCCAGCTTATTTCCGTACTTTTCCAGCATATCAGGTTCGGGACCTATGAAATCGATGCCCGCTTCCTGACAGTGACGGGCGAATTCCGCATTCTCAGAAAGAAACCCATAACCCGGGTGAATTGCATCCACACCCTTTTTCTGGGCGAGTTCAATTATCTCATCCTGAGCAAGGTAAGCTTTTAAAGGAGTACGATTTCTTCCTATCTCATAGGATTCATGAGCTTTAGTTCTGAAAAGAGCTGTTTTGTCGACATCATGATAAATCGCCACCGATCTTATTCCCAGTTCTCTGCAAGCCCTGAAAACCCGAATTGCTATTTCTCCTCGATTGGCCACTAAAATTTTTTCATACTCGTTGATCTGGTTTGACATATCAGTTCCCCTTTCTATACCTTTTGTAATTATCTAAAATTTATTTATAATCTCGTCAAAAATAAAAATTAAAATAGGCAGGAAATTTATGCAAACAAACTGTTTTAATAATTATATTATCAACTATCTCAATAATCAAGCTAAATTGAGTAAAAAAAATAAAGATAAAAAAATATTCCCCGACTAATACTCATAACCGGGGAATATCAGTTCTTTTTTTTCGGATTATGTTTAATGCCAGTAACTATCATATCAATCTGTTTTATTCTTCTTCTCAATCCACTGCTGCAGGCTTTTTATTTCAGCTGCCACCTGCTCGGGAGCAGGTCCTCCCTTGATATTTCGACTGGCCACAGCATTCTCCACCTCTAAAGATTTTTCCAGCTCCGTTTCATCGATGTCTTCTTGCGATAATGGCAGCAGATTTTCCAGCTGACTCAGTTCGATTTCCTCAAGCTTCAGTTCATTCTCAAGCGCATACCTGACAGCTCTGCCGGCTGCTTCGTGAGCTTCCCTAAAAGGGATTCCTTTTTCAGCCAGATAATCGGCCAGTTCGGTGGCATTGAGATATCCTTTTTCAGCCATTTCCTTCATGCGTTCCGGTAGAAATTCTATTTCTCCCAGAAATTTGCTGAATACAGGTAGAACCTGTTCAAGAGTAGCCACGGTATCAAAAAGACCCTCTTTATCCTCCTGAAGATCCTTGTTGTAGGCCAGAGGGAGAGACTTTAATGTATGGGCCAGCTGGTTATAGTTACCCAAAACCCTTCCGCTTTTACCCCTAATAAGTTCAGCTATATCAGGATTTTTCTTCTGAGGCATTATACTGCTGCCGGTGGCAGCTCTATCGCTGATTTCAATAAAATTAAACTCTGCAGTGTTCCAGAGTACTATCTCCTCAGATATAGAACTCAGATGGGTCATGATCAGAACTGCTGCGTTCTGAAATTCCAGAAGAAAATCTCTATTACTCACAGCATCCAGAGAATTGTTGGTTGGACATGAAAATTCAAGAGCTTCAGCAGTCCATTCTCTGTCGAGCGGAAAAGAAGTCGCAGCCAGCGCACCACTACCCAGGGGAGAGCTGTCCATATGCTTGATACAGTCCTCCAGCAGATTGTAATCTCTTTTAAATTTATAAGAGTGAGCCAGAAGATGATGAGCCAGAGTTATAGGCTGTGCGGGTTGAAGATGAGTATAGCCTGGCATAATTGTTTTTTTGTGATCTGCTGCTATCTCGACCATTTTTTTCACAAGAGAAACCAGTTCCTGCAGCAGATCTTCACCCCTATCACGCAGATAAAGTTTTATATCAAGAGCGATCTGATCATTTCTGCTGCGGGCTGTATGAAGTTTTCCGGCAGTCGAGCCTATCTCCTCTTTAAGCATACCTTCCACGAGACTGTGAATATCCTCGGCAGCAAAAGGTAAATCCTGCCACCCTTCCACTTCATCGAGTCTGGACTCGACTTCATCGAGGCCGGAAATTATTTTTTCCACATCTGACTCGCTTATTATATCCTGCCTGGCCAGCATTTTGGCGTGAACTCTGCTCCCTTCAATATCATACGGATAAAGCTTAAAATCGAAGGAAAGAGAAGAATTAAAGTCAGCGAATTCTCCCCCTGTTTCATCTTCAAATCTGCCTCCCCAGAGTTTCATTTTTACCCAAACTCCTTCCTTTAATTCCAGCCCCAAAAGTTTACATTTATTTTATCCACAATAAATCCTGGAGTTTACAAGGAGTAAGTTATTGAGCCAGAGATTTGACCGCGGCGTCCAGACCGGTGGATTCACCCTCGCTTTCAGCCCCGCCATCTTCCAGCACATCATAAGTATCATCTTTTAACTCACCGTTCTCTTCATTTTCCTGCTGTTTAACCACCTGAAGGGGCAGCGACCAAAGCTTAATAAATCCGGCTGCAGCTGAATGATCAAAATTATCTTTTTCATCGTAACTGGCAAGCCCCAGATCATATAACGATTTGGAGGATTTTCTGCCGGTCACGGTAATACTGCCTTTATGCAGTTTCATCCTCACTGTGCCGACCAGCTGAGGCTGAAAGCTGGCAAGAAAATTCTGCAAGGCCTGGCGCAGCGGAGAATGCCACAAACCATTGTATACAAGCTCCGAATATTTAGGACTGACTCTGTCCAGAAAATGACTGCTCTCACGGTCCAAAACCATCTCGGAGAGATTCTTATGGGCTTTAAGCAGTATTTCAGCCGCAGGAGCTTCATAAATTTCCCTGGATTTTATACCGACAAGCCTGTTTTCGACCATATCTACCCTGCCAACTCCATGCTTACCGCCCAGTTCATTGAGCTTTTCTACCAGCTCAACCGAAGAATATTCTTCACCGTCGATAGCAACAGGTACTCCCTCTTCAAATTTTATCTCCAGGATGCAGGGCTTTTCCGGCGCTTTTTCAGGATCGTTTGTCCACTGGTAAGCATCCGCAGGCGGTTCATTCCACGGATCTTCAAGCGGACCGCATTCAACACTTATACCCCAGAGGTTTTCGTCTATGCTGTAAGGAGATTCTTTGGTAACTTTGACCGGTATATCATGTTTTTGGGCGTATTCCAGCTCTTCTTCTCTGGTGGTGAAACCCCAGTCTCTGAGCGGTGCAATAATTTCCAGTTCGGGAGCAAGTGCGGAAAAAGCCGTTTCAAATCTCACCTGATCATTCCCTTTGCCCGTGCAGCCATGGGCGAGTGCATCTATATCAAGTTCTTTGGCAACTTTGACCATCTCTTCAGCTATTACAGGGCGGGCAAGAGCAGTTGCAAGCGGATATTTGTTTTCATAGCGAGCCTCTGCCTGCAGAGCTGCAAAAATCTGATTTTCTATAAACTTCTCTTTGAGATCAGCAATTATTACTTTGCTGGCTCCGGTGTTATAAGCTTTTTGCTTGAGCTTCTCCGGTTCGATGTCGTCCTGTCCCAGGTCAGCAGTAAATGTGATGATTTCAGCTCCGTATTTCTCCTGCAGCCATTTAATGGAGACTGAAGTGTCCAGACCACCCGAATAAGCCAGTAAAATGGATTCGATGTTTTCATTCATCATATATTCCTCCCAATTTTTCGCGGTTTTTGATATATCACGCTAACATTCCAAACAATTTCATACCAGTAAACAGGAACTGTTAAATTTTCATTCACAAACTCCCTGCCAGCTTATAAATTACTTTTCGTCGAGCAGGGGCAGTCCCGCCAGAAATCTGGTGGACAGCCATTTTTAATTCCTCCTTTAAAACTTATTACTTATTAAATATAAAAATCCGCCTCCTGTTTTTAGTACAACAAGAGGCGGTGTTGGTTTCGCCGCGGTGCCACTCTTTTTGAGGTCTGAAGTTAGCAATTAGATCACTGATATTGGAAACGCTAAGTTAAAAATCAGACCTCCACTCTGACCGTTAACGCAGGCTTACGGCCTTTCCTACTCATCCCGTTCAGAAAGGCATCTCCAGGATTCGTGTTCACCCTGTCCTTCCTCCGGACTCTCACCAGCTCCGGATCGCTGTGGGAGAGGAACAGAATTACTCAGTTCCTTTCTAAGATATTTTCCTGTCTAAGGTTTTTTATATTATAACTCAGAAAAAACAAATTATCAAGTGTTAATTTCAAATAAGCAAAGAAAATTACTGCTCGATGGACTTTTTTTCTTGTAGGTCAATATCTTCCAGACAGTCCTGGCAAATTTTTTTTCCTTGATGAGTGGTGGTGCCGCTTATTTCTCCGCAAAAAATGCAGCCCGGCTGGTATTTCTTCAAAATTATTTCTCCGCTATCGCCTACAAAGATTTCCACAGATTCGTTCTCATTCAGATTCATTCTTTCGCGCATTTCCTTGGGGATAGAAATAGATCCCAGAGAATTAAGCTTTCTGACAATACCTGTCCCCCCCATTTCCTTCACCTCCTGCCAAAATTCCTGATTGTAGTCTTATTTATAATCTAACTTACATAGCTCATCTAATTATAACATTTACAACCAGGCCAGTCAAAAGCTTTTTCCCCCAGTTAATTAATACCCCGGAGAATATCAAAATCAATGATATCCTCCGGGATGTAAACACTTATTTAATTGCCTCTTTCCTCCCGAGCTGCTTCCAGCCATTCTACATATCCTGGCAGCAGCTCTTCATGGTAATATTCACCGAAAAGTTCTTCGGTTTCATCTACAGTATTATGTTCTACTATAAAGCCCATCTCCGCCATATTCTCCTGAAATTCTTCGTTTTGAGCCGCTGCTTCCATAGCAGCATTTAATGCTTCTCTTTTTTCGCGGTCAGTTCCGGCCGGTGACCAGGCAGCTAAATAATGAGGTTCGGTAAATTCGATACCATACTCGGATACATGCGGGACATCAGGCATCATCTCAATGTCTTCGACAACTTCCGAAGTATGGACCATGGCTGTTAACTCATCTGCATCATGCAGAGGCTTAGCGGCGGCCATACTCATATGTCCAACATCGATATGTCCTCCTGCCAGATTCGATTGTACGTCCGCTCCTCCGGCCAGAGCAACATAATTATAATCCAGTTCATCCATCGGTAATATGAATTCTATAGCATAATGCATTAGATGGAGTTCTCCCTGGCTGCCCACCACTACTTCGCCAGGATTTTCCTCTATATATTCAATAAGTTCATCCAGAGAATTAAAGGGCGCTTCTTCTCCGGCAGCCAGAACGAAAGTCGGGGTGCCTACCGCAGCCACAGGATCAAGATCATCATATGTATATCCGACATCTTCGGTAGCAGGATCGAAAACAACTGCGGGCGGATGTCCCCAGAACATAATATTTTCATCAGGATCCTGAGTGGACACATGGTAACCAGCTTCTGTTCCAATTCCACCAGGCATGTTGACCACATCAATATCTATTCCTGTTTCCTCGACCAGAGCCTCCTGCAGATAACGAGCGGATAGATCGTGCGAACCGCCAGCATCAAAACCCACAACAAGATCGAAGCTTTCATCCTGAATATCGGACCAGGGTTCCTCAGCGGCCAGCTGTCCCGAAGTCAAAACCATTCCTGCAGCAAATAGTAGTACCAATAGAACTGTTATAACTTTTTTCAATAAGATCACCTCTCCTGTAGATGTTTTGTGAATATAATAAAATTGCGGGCAACAACCCTAAATTCTTCACTATGATTTCTTTAAAATTTTAGCAAAAAAGATCCATTTTGTCAAGTTAAGGCGTTTTTACATTAACTTAATAAATTACAGTGCAAATAAAATTAAGGCCGGATTGACTCCGGCCGATAGGTGAACTGCTAAACTATGATATTACTTTAATATAGTTAATGACATAAATATTGATTTACAGACCGGTCTCTTCAATTTCAAGGCCAATTGCTATTTATCGCTGATCAACCCCCGTCAAGCCCCGGGCAATCATTATTCTTCTTCTCCAGGCATAGCTCCTTTAATAGGTTCAGAGGGATCAATTGTAGAAATAGCATGTTTAAATATAAGCTTATTTTTACCGCTGCTGCGAAGAATGATTGTAAAGTTATCAAATCCTTCTACATAACCATTCAACTGATAACCACTGATGAGATAGATGGTAACCTTAATATCGTTCTTTCTCACGTGATTTAAAATACGATCTTGATAATTATAATTTTTGGCCACTAAAAGCCCTCCCCAATTTTATGTATATTTTGCCCCAGCAGACTGGCTATTTGTTTATTTCTGGAAGCAAATAAAAAATCCTTCTTTCTCCTTCA
Proteins encoded:
- a CDS encoding TspO/MBR family protein, producing the protein MRNLRRDRSRVRRLTFLSVLAYIIMVTVNFLANYLPIRVTTGEISEKYSNLFTPAGYTFSIWIFIYFMLALFLILIINGVITDRGKAARVVKRTGTLFILSCVFNSFWIFAWHYDFILLSFVLILTLLMVIRSIYLRLKKSIMRPGFYLFPFRIYFGWISVAALANLRVLSVAREWKGVDSYTWFFLLLTAAAAAGIYIIVKHNDSVYGLVIVWALLGIFVARWQEVGGMNLSAAGSLAAVFILLIVILINFRRDRSYI
- a CDS encoding tripartite tricarboxylate transporter substrate binding protein, encoding MKKVITVLLVLLFAAGMVLTSGQLAAEEPWSDIQDESFDLVVGFDAGGSHDLSARYLQEALVEETGIDIDVVNMPGGIGTEAGYHVSTQDPDENIMFWGHPPAVVFDPATEDVGYTYDDLDPVAAVGTPTFVLAAGEEAPFNSLDELIEYIEENPGEVVVGSQGELHLMHYAIEFILPMDELDYNYVALAGGADVQSNLAGGHIDVGHMSMAAAKPLHDADELTAMVHTSEVVEDIEMMPDVPHVSEYGIEFTEPHYLAAWSPAGTDREKREALNAAMEAAAQNEEFQENMAEMGFIVEHNTVDETEELFGEYYHEELLPGYVEWLEAAREERGN
- the hfq gene encoding RNA chaperone Hfq — its product is MAKNYNYQDRILNHVRKNDIKVTIYLISGYQLNGYVEGFDNFTIILRSSGKNKLIFKHAISTIDPSEPIKGAMPGEEE
- a CDS encoding argininosuccinate synthase yields the protein MNENIESILLAYSGGLDTSVSIKWLQEKYGAEIITFTADLGQDDIEPEKLKQKAYNTGASKVIIADLKEKFIENQIFAALQAEARYENKYPLATALARPVIAEEMVKVAKELDIDALAHGCTGKGNDQVRFETAFSALAPELEIIAPLRDWGFTTREEELEYAQKHDIPVKVTKESPYSIDENLWGISVECGPLEDPWNEPPADAYQWTNDPEKAPEKPCILEIKFEEGVPVAIDGEEYSSVELVEKLNELGGKHGVGRVDMVENRLVGIKSREIYEAPAAEILLKAHKNLSEMVLDRESSHFLDRVSPKYSELVYNGLWHSPLRQALQNFLASFQPQLVGTVRMKLHKGSITVTGRKSSKSLYDLGLASYDEKDNFDHSAAAGFIKLWSLPLQVVKQQENEENGELKDDTYDVLEDGGAESEGESTGLDAAVKSLAQ
- a CDS encoding AbrB/MazE/SpoVT family DNA-binding domain-containing protein, with translation MGGTGIVRKLNSLGSISIPKEMRERMNLNENESVEIFVGDSGEIILKKYQPGCIFCGEISGTTTHQGKKICQDCLEDIDLQEKKSIEQ
- the argH gene encoding argininosuccinate lyase encodes the protein MKLWGGRFEDETGGEFADFNSSLSFDFKLYPYDIEGSRVHAKMLARQDIISESDVEKIISGLDEVESRLDEVEGWQDLPFAAEDIHSLVEGMLKEEIGSTAGKLHTARSRNDQIALDIKLYLRDRGEDLLQELVSLVKKMVEIAADHKKTIMPGYTHLQPAQPITLAHHLLAHSYKFKRDYNLLEDCIKHMDSSPLGSGALAATSFPLDREWTAEALEFSCPTNNSLDAVSNRDFLLEFQNAAVLIMTHLSSISEEIVLWNTAEFNFIEISDRAATGSSIMPQKKNPDIAELIRGKSGRVLGNYNQLAHTLKSLPLAYNKDLQEDKEGLFDTVATLEQVLPVFSKFLGEIEFLPERMKEMAEKGYLNATELADYLAEKGIPFREAHEAAGRAVRYALENELKLEEIELSQLENLLPLSQEDIDETELEKSLEVENAVASRNIKGGPAPEQVAAEIKSLQQWIEKKNKTD
- a CDS encoding pyruvate carboxylase gives rise to the protein MSNQINEYEKILVANRGEIAIRVFRACRELGIRSVAIYHDVDKTALFRTKAHESYEIGRNRTPLKAYLAQDEIIELAQKKGVDAIHPGYGFLSENAEFARHCQEAGIDFIGPEPDMLEKYGNKLACKSLAEDLDIPVIPGSDGPVSQEAEIKEFVAEHGYPILIKAAAGGGGRGMRVVRNDDELTKALNEAQKEAGRAFSQEDVFLEKYLPGPRHVEVQILADKHGNVVHLFERDCSIQRRHQKLIEYTPAFSVPQQVRDEMYDDAVRMLSEGGYTSAGTVEFLVGQDGNYYFIEVNPRIQVEHPVTEMVTGVDIVQSQIRIEEGYELSSSRIDIPDQESIQRTGYSIQARVTTEDPRQDFQPDTGRIDLYRTSSGSGIRLDGGNGFTGAEVTPYFDSLIVKVISWGRSFEAAIQKGVRSLEEMEISGVATNRDFLINVLNHDDFAAGKATTGFLEKNPWLKIDCDNFDEKGGMLNYIGDVIVNKSRGEKPNFDEPKIPEHNGEPDSGTRDKLLELGTEEFCDWIKDTDRLLITDTTYRDAHQSLLATRMRTTDMMEIAEATADIGSDLFSLEMWGGATFDVAYRFLHESPWERMEKLREKIPNILFQMLLRGSNAVGYSNYPDNVIRRFVAQAAESGIDLFRIFDALNWWPGIEVALDEVKNQDCLAECTICYTGDILDPERDKFDLEYYLRKARQLEEMGTDIICIKDMSGLLKPYASRKLISALKSEVDVPIHLHTHDTSGNGLAALLQASEAGVDIVDCAFNSMAGLTSQPALNSLVAALEHTDREPKMDYHDLQGISDYWQSVRPIYQDFESDLKSGAAEIYRYEIPGGQYSNLKPQIESMGMGHRFKEFKEKYREVNFLFGDIIKVTPTSKAVSDMAIFMMQNDLSSEDILEKGEELSFPETVVDYMRGLMGQPEGGFPEKLQEVILKDKKPIEGRPGAKLTPEDWDKKREELEEKMEGKPDEKDLISSAIYPQVFDQYLEQIQKYGNLSCLPSDVFFYGLEEGEITEIELEEGRSMIVKYIGSRPTESGDKSLTFEVNGQRREVIVEDRNRSESIQAGVQEIRFAADDEPGEVGASMPGTAGDIKITAGDEVEEGDTLMLLEAMKMETDVSAPVSGEIKNVLVSEGEDVQNKQLLVIIEEA